From one Lycium ferocissimum isolate CSIRO_LF1 chromosome 7, AGI_CSIRO_Lferr_CH_V1, whole genome shotgun sequence genomic stretch:
- the LOC132063881 gene encoding probable serine/threonine-protein kinase At1g01540 isoform X1 yields the protein MSIYDAVFVNNELSKTTSIFGLKLGVVIGIFCGAVFVLILFLLSLCITATRRRNTTGKGKLHRHVNGEMTPVVSKEIQEIVHHDPAQDHRPIVPQAVPEIQIDMGKVEHRVVYSDKMPGASSGESRATSGAETGSLGNSGQLPEVSHLGWGRWYTLRELEAATNCLSDENVIGEGGYGIVYQGVLADGIRVAVKNLLNNRGQAEKEFKVEVEAIGRVRHKNLVRLLGYCVEGAYRMLVYEYVDNGTLEQWLHGDVGDVSPLTWDIRMTVIVGTAKALAYLHEGLEPKVVHRDVKSSNILLDRQWHTKLSDFGLAKLLNAERSYVTTRVMGTFGYVAPEYACTGMLNEKSDVYSFGILIMEIITGRTPVDYGRPQGETNLVEWLKMMVGNRKSEEVVDPKLPEMPSSKALKRALLVALRCVDPDAQKRPKMGHIIHMLEADDLLVRDERRVGRERESSNSHHDSKQDNQAGPKLSRKQYGDGALETSEGDSSRNHNLPASWR from the exons ATGTCTATATACGATGCAGTGTTTGTGAACAATGAGTTATCGAAAACAACTTCTATTTTTGGATTGAAACTTGGGGTAGTAATTGGGATCTTTTGTGGAGCTGTATTTGTTCTCATACTCTTTCTACTATCATTGTGTATCACCGCCACTCGTCGCCGTAATACCACCGGAAAAGGCAAACTCCACCGCCATGTCAATGGTGAGATGACACCTGTTGTTTCTAAGGAAATTCAAGAGATTGTTCATCATGATCCAGCCCAAGATCACAGGCCCATTGTCCCTCAG GCAGTGCCAGAAATACAGATAGATATGGGGAAAGTGGAGCACAGAGTGGTGTATTCAGACAAGATGCCTGGGGCATCAAGTGGTGAGAGTAGGGCGACTAGTGGGGCTGAAACAGGTTcgttagggaatagtgggcaaTTGCCAGAAGTGTCACATTTAGGGTGGGGAAGGTGGTATACATTAAGAGAGCTCGAGGCTGCCACTAATTGCTTGTCTGATGAGAATGTGATAGGAGAAGGTGGGTATGGGATTGTGTATCAAGGTGTATTGGCTGATGGTATTAGAGTAGCTGTAAAAAATCTCTTGAATAACAG GGGTCAAGCAGAGAAAGAGTTTAAAGTGGAGGTGGAAGCTATTGGGCGTGTAAGACACAAGAATCTCGTGAGGCTGCTTGGTTACTGTGTTGAAGGAGCTTACAG GATGCTTGTCTATGAGTATGTAGATAACGGAACTTTGGAGCAATGGCTTCACGGAGATGTTGGGGATGTTAGTCCTTTGACATGGGATATCAGAATGACTGTAATAGTGGGAACAGCGAAGGC TTTAGCCTATCTTCATGAAGGTCTGGAACCTAAAGTTGTTCATCGCGATGTAAAATCCAGCAACATACTCCTCGACCGCCAATGGCATACAAAGCTGTCAGACTTTGGGCTTGCTAAACTCCTCAATGCAGAGAGGAGTTATGTAACAACTCGTGTAATGGGAACATTTGG CTATGTTGCACCAGAATATGCTTGTACTGGCATGCTTAATGAGAAGAGTGACGTTTATAGCTTTGGAATACTTATCATGGAGATAATTACTGGGAGGACTCCTGTTGATTATGGTAGACCACAAGGCGAG ACTAATTTGGTGGAGTGGTTAAAAATGATGGTTGGGAATCGAAAATCTGAGGAAGTGGTTGATCCTAAGTTGCCTGAAATGCCTTCTTCAAAAGCACTCAAGCGTGCCCTTTTGGTTGCTCTTCGGTGTGTTGATCCTGATGCTCAAAAGAGGCCTAAAATGGGACACATTATCCACATGCTAGAGGCAGATGACCTGCTGGTTCGTGAT GAACGTCGTGTTGGGAGAGAAAGAGAATCGTCTAACTCCCACCATGACTCCAAGCAAGACAACCAAGCTGGTCCCAAGTTATCCAGAAAACAATATGGTGATGGAGCATTGGAAACTAGTGAAGGAGACAGTAGTAGAAACCATAATTTGCCGGCTAGTTGGAGATAA
- the LOC132063881 gene encoding probable serine/threonine-protein kinase At1g01540 isoform X2, producing the protein MSIYDAVFVNNELSKTTSIFGLKLGVVIGIFCGAVFVLILFLLSLCITATRRRNTTGKGKLHRHVNGEMTPVVSKEIQEIVHHDPAQDHRPIVPQAVPEIQIDMGKVEHRVVYSDKMPGASSGESRATSGAETGSLGNSGQLPEVSHLGWGRWYTLRELEAATNCLSDENVIGEGGYGIVYQGVLADGIRVAVKNLLNNRGQAEKEFKVEVEAIGRVRHKNLVRLLGYCVEGAYRMLVYEYVDNGTLEQWLHGDVGDVSPLTWDIRMTVIVGTAKALAYLHEGLEPKVVHRDVKSSNILLDRQWHTKLSDFGLAKLLNAERSYVTTRVMGTFGYVAPEYACTGMLNEKSDVYSFGILIMEIITGRTPVDYGRPQGETNLVEWLKMMVGNRKSEEVVDPKLPEMPSSKALKRALLVALRCVDPDAQKRPKMGHIIHMLEADDLLERRVGRERESSNSHHDSKQDNQAGPKLSRKQYGDGALETSEGDSSRNHNLPASWR; encoded by the exons ATGTCTATATACGATGCAGTGTTTGTGAACAATGAGTTATCGAAAACAACTTCTATTTTTGGATTGAAACTTGGGGTAGTAATTGGGATCTTTTGTGGAGCTGTATTTGTTCTCATACTCTTTCTACTATCATTGTGTATCACCGCCACTCGTCGCCGTAATACCACCGGAAAAGGCAAACTCCACCGCCATGTCAATGGTGAGATGACACCTGTTGTTTCTAAGGAAATTCAAGAGATTGTTCATCATGATCCAGCCCAAGATCACAGGCCCATTGTCCCTCAG GCAGTGCCAGAAATACAGATAGATATGGGGAAAGTGGAGCACAGAGTGGTGTATTCAGACAAGATGCCTGGGGCATCAAGTGGTGAGAGTAGGGCGACTAGTGGGGCTGAAACAGGTTcgttagggaatagtgggcaaTTGCCAGAAGTGTCACATTTAGGGTGGGGAAGGTGGTATACATTAAGAGAGCTCGAGGCTGCCACTAATTGCTTGTCTGATGAGAATGTGATAGGAGAAGGTGGGTATGGGATTGTGTATCAAGGTGTATTGGCTGATGGTATTAGAGTAGCTGTAAAAAATCTCTTGAATAACAG GGGTCAAGCAGAGAAAGAGTTTAAAGTGGAGGTGGAAGCTATTGGGCGTGTAAGACACAAGAATCTCGTGAGGCTGCTTGGTTACTGTGTTGAAGGAGCTTACAG GATGCTTGTCTATGAGTATGTAGATAACGGAACTTTGGAGCAATGGCTTCACGGAGATGTTGGGGATGTTAGTCCTTTGACATGGGATATCAGAATGACTGTAATAGTGGGAACAGCGAAGGC TTTAGCCTATCTTCATGAAGGTCTGGAACCTAAAGTTGTTCATCGCGATGTAAAATCCAGCAACATACTCCTCGACCGCCAATGGCATACAAAGCTGTCAGACTTTGGGCTTGCTAAACTCCTCAATGCAGAGAGGAGTTATGTAACAACTCGTGTAATGGGAACATTTGG CTATGTTGCACCAGAATATGCTTGTACTGGCATGCTTAATGAGAAGAGTGACGTTTATAGCTTTGGAATACTTATCATGGAGATAATTACTGGGAGGACTCCTGTTGATTATGGTAGACCACAAGGCGAG ACTAATTTGGTGGAGTGGTTAAAAATGATGGTTGGGAATCGAAAATCTGAGGAAGTGGTTGATCCTAAGTTGCCTGAAATGCCTTCTTCAAAAGCACTCAAGCGTGCCCTTTTGGTTGCTCTTCGGTGTGTTGATCCTGATGCTCAAAAGAGGCCTAAAATGGGACACATTATCCACATGCTAGAGGCAGATGACCTGCTG GAACGTCGTGTTGGGAGAGAAAGAGAATCGTCTAACTCCCACCATGACTCCAAGCAAGACAACCAAGCTGGTCCCAAGTTATCCAGAAAACAATATGGTGATGGAGCATTGGAAACTAGTGAAGGAGACAGTAGTAGAAACCATAATTTGCCGGCTAGTTGGAGATAA
- the LOC132063879 gene encoding protein BPS1, chloroplastic isoform X2 yields MSLPQEPHRPYLRFGNPFKMILPKGSYLSPKLLALLNSFEETLAGRLKSLKPGDKEDILSLSWMKQAISTLCAIHTDVKTLITDLELPVSDWDEKWIAVYLDNSLKMLDMCVAYSSEISRVSQGHLYLKCSLHNLDGSSTQFMKARSSLDGWKQHINSKNQRLENCFAILDSLTESLDLPKIKNSAKGKVLMHGMYGVRVVTVFICSIFAVAFSGSAAKLKDLQVRETCLWTDAFVDLRDFISGEIRSIYSGGKFTALKELEAVDVSVKNLYPIIQDGIDPIDTEQLELLTSDLTAKTEKLSEGLDLLAKEADKFFQILLTGRDALLCNLRIGSAVIKPVQPNNNVHKQMVK; encoded by the coding sequence ATGAGTCTACCACAGGAACCACACCGCCCTTATCTCCGatttggaaatcctttcaaaatGATATTACCCAAGGGCTCATACTTGTCTCCCAAGCTTCTTGCTCTGTTGAATTCATTCGAGGAGACACTAGCAGGGAGGCTTAAGAGTCTTAAGCCTGGAGACAAGGAAGATATCCTTAGCCTATCATGGATGAAACAAGCAATAAGCACGCTTTGTGCAATTCATACAGATGTGAAAACTCTTATTACTGATCTCGAGCTTCCTGTATCTGACTGGGATGAGAAGTGGATTGCTGTCTACTTGGACAATAGTTTGAAAATGCTGGATATGTGCGTTGCCTACAGCTCTGAGATTTCGAGGGTTAGCCAAGGCCACCTCTATCTTAAGTGCAGCTTGCACAACCTGGATGGCTCCTCAACACAGTTCATGAAGGCTCGTTCTTCGTTGGATGGATGGAAGCAGCATATTAATTCGAAGAACCAGAGACTGGAGAATTGCTTTGCCATCTTGGACAGCCTCACTGAATCACTGGACCTACCCAAGATCAAGAATTCTGCGAAAGGGAAGGTTCTGATGCACGGAATGTATGGGGTTAGGGTTGTAACTGTTTTCATATGTAGCATCTTCGCTGTCGCATTTTCAGGTTCTGCGGCGAAATTGAAGGATCTGCAGGTTCGTGAGACTTGCTTGTGGACAGATGCTTTTGTTGATCTTCGCGATTTTATTAGTGGAGAGATTAGGAGCATATATTCTGGAGGAAAGTTCACAGCACTGAAGGAGCTTGAAGCGGTGGATGTTAGCGTGAAGAACTTATACCCAATCATACAGGATGGAATAGATCCTATTGACACAGAACAATTGGAACTTCTAACTTCAGATCTGACTGCAAAAACAGAAAAACTTTCGGAAGGACTAGATCTCCTAGCAAAGGAGGCAGATAAGTTCTTTCAAATCCTTCTAACCGGACGTGATGCTTTGCTTTGTAACCTTAGAATTGGTAGTGCAGTCATTAAACCagtgcaaccaaacaacaatGTACATAAACAAATGGTGAAGTGA
- the LOC132063879 gene encoding protein BPS1, chloroplastic isoform X1, protein MLGVAVFIYIKMSLPQEPHRPYLRFGNPFKMILPKGSYLSPKLLALLNSFEETLAGRLKSLKPGDKEDILSLSWMKQAISTLCAIHTDVKTLITDLELPVSDWDEKWIAVYLDNSLKMLDMCVAYSSEISRVSQGHLYLKCSLHNLDGSSTQFMKARSSLDGWKQHINSKNQRLENCFAILDSLTESLDLPKIKNSAKGKVLMHGMYGVRVVTVFICSIFAVAFSGSAAKLKDLQVRETCLWTDAFVDLRDFISGEIRSIYSGGKFTALKELEAVDVSVKNLYPIIQDGIDPIDTEQLELLTSDLTAKTEKLSEGLDLLAKEADKFFQILLTGRDALLCNLRIGSAVIKPVQPNNNVHKQMVK, encoded by the exons ATGCTTGGTGTGGCTGTG TTTATCTATATTAAGATGAGTCTACCACAGGAACCACACCGCCCTTATCTCCGatttggaaatcctttcaaaatGATATTACCCAAGGGCTCATACTTGTCTCCCAAGCTTCTTGCTCTGTTGAATTCATTCGAGGAGACACTAGCAGGGAGGCTTAAGAGTCTTAAGCCTGGAGACAAGGAAGATATCCTTAGCCTATCATGGATGAAACAAGCAATAAGCACGCTTTGTGCAATTCATACAGATGTGAAAACTCTTATTACTGATCTCGAGCTTCCTGTATCTGACTGGGATGAGAAGTGGATTGCTGTCTACTTGGACAATAGTTTGAAAATGCTGGATATGTGCGTTGCCTACAGCTCTGAGATTTCGAGGGTTAGCCAAGGCCACCTCTATCTTAAGTGCAGCTTGCACAACCTGGATGGCTCCTCAACACAGTTCATGAAGGCTCGTTCTTCGTTGGATGGATGGAAGCAGCATATTAATTCGAAGAACCAGAGACTGGAGAATTGCTTTGCCATCTTGGACAGCCTCACTGAATCACTGGACCTACCCAAGATCAAGAATTCTGCGAAAGGGAAGGTTCTGATGCACGGAATGTATGGGGTTAGGGTTGTAACTGTTTTCATATGTAGCATCTTCGCTGTCGCATTTTCAGGTTCTGCGGCGAAATTGAAGGATCTGCAGGTTCGTGAGACTTGCTTGTGGACAGATGCTTTTGTTGATCTTCGCGATTTTATTAGTGGAGAGATTAGGAGCATATATTCTGGAGGAAAGTTCACAGCACTGAAGGAGCTTGAAGCGGTGGATGTTAGCGTGAAGAACTTATACCCAATCATACAGGATGGAATAGATCCTATTGACACAGAACAATTGGAACTTCTAACTTCAGATCTGACTGCAAAAACAGAAAAACTTTCGGAAGGACTAGATCTCCTAGCAAAGGAGGCAGATAAGTTCTTTCAAATCCTTCTAACCGGACGTGATGCTTTGCTTTGTAACCTTAGAATTGGTAGTGCAGTCATTAAACCagtgcaaccaaacaacaatGTACATAAACAAATGGTGAAGTGA